The following DNA comes from Janthinobacterium sp. TB1-E2.
ATGTAATTACGCTGCCGCTTTGTTAGCAGCTTGCTTGTCTGCATACGCGACCAAGGCATCGCGGAACCATGCGCCGTCTTCGTACGCTTTCACGCGCGTTTGCAGGCGTTCGCGGTTGCACGGGCCATTGCCCTTCAGGACGTTGTTGAACTCGGACCAGTCGATCTCGCCGAATTCATAGTGGCCCGTCTCCGCATTGAACTTCAGGTCGGGATCGGGCACGGTCAAGCCCAGGTATTCGATTTGCGGCACGGTCTGGTCGACCATGCGCTGGCGCAGTTCATCGTTCGAAAACAGCTTGATACGCCATTGCGCCGACTGGGCGCTGTTGACGGAGGCGGCGTCGGACGGGCCGAACATCATCAAGGATGGCCACCACCAGCGGTTCAAGGCATCCTGCGCCATGGCTTTCTGCTCGGGCGTGCCCTTGCACAGCGACATCATGATGTCGTAGCCCTGGCGCGCATGGAACGATTCTTCCTTGCAGACGCGAATCATGGCGCGCGCATATGGACCGTATGAGCAGCGGCACAGGGGAATCTGGTTGATGATGGCGGAGCCGTCAACGAGCCAGCCGATGGCGCCCATGTCGGCCCACGACAGGGTCGGATAGTTGAAGATGCTCGAATATTTGGCTTTGCCCGAGTGCAAGGCGGCCAGCAAGTCGTCGCGCGATACGCCTAACGTTTCCGCAGCGCTGTACAGGTACAGGCCGTGGCCCGCTTCGTCCTGGATCTTCGCCAGCAGGATGGACTTGCGTTTCAGGGTCGGTGCGCGCGTGACCCAGTTACCTTCGGGCAATTGGCCGACGATTTCCGAGTGCGCGTGCTGCGAAATCTGGCGGATCAGGGTCTTGCGGTAGGCGTCCGGCATCCAGTCCTTGGCCTCGATCTTGATGCCTTCGTCGATGCGCGCCTGGAAAGCGCGCTCTTCTTGACCCATGTCGTCGAGGGAACGGACGTTCTTGAGGCCGGTTTCAACCATTTGTGCGTACATGATGTGTCTCCCATGTCTTTGATTTTGCGCAGCAACGCGGTGCGATGAACAGATAATACGATACAAAAAACGATTTGCATACACTTGATATGAATCATTTTAAAAAATCGTATCTTGTGCCGCTTTTTTGTGCGTATGATATTGCTTATGAGAAAACACCATAAAGCGCCACCAGCGCTTCCGGCAAATTATTGCCGCGCTACCCGCGCAGCCAAGTAAACTGCTGCTTTTATTGATTCGACCGCAACACGGCCAGACCGGAACCACATGAAGAACACCCGCTGCACGGCATGGATAGCCGATTTCCTGGAAAGCGACCCACCGCGCTCGAAGTCCCTGGTGATGACCATCTTTGGCGACGCCATCGTGCCGCGCGGCGGCGCCATCTGGCTGGGCAGCCTGATCGAACTGCTGGCGCCATTCGGCGTCAATGACCGGCTATTGCGCACCAGCGTGTTCCGCCTGGCGCAGGAAGGCTGGCTCAGCTCGCAACGCGACGGCCGCCGCAGCGCCTATACGATACGCCCGGAGGCGCTGGCCCGCTTCGAACGCGCTTACCGCCGCATCTATGCGCCACTGGTCGTGCATTGGGATGGCAGCTGGACCCTGGTGATCGGACCGGCCGGCAGCATCGGCGCCGCCGAGCGGGGAGCGCTGCGCAAGGAATTATTGTGGGCCGGCTATGGTTTGATTTCTCCCGGCATCTTCGGCCACCCCGCCAGCAATGCGGAAGCGCTGGAAGATATCCTCGTGCGCAACGAGGTGCAGGGCAAGCTGTACGTCTGCCACACCACGGAATTGCCGGGCGTGAGCACGCGCCCCCTGCGCGACATGGTGGGCGACTGCTGGGACTTGTCGGAAGTGATGGCCGGCTACGAAAAATTCATCGCCAGCTTCCAGCCGCTGCTGACCCTGCTGCAAGAAGAACCCGTGTTCGACGCGGAGCAGGCGTTCGTCATCCGCTCGCTGCTGACGCACGCCTACCGCCGCGTGCAGTTGCACGACCCGCAACTGCCCGTCGAACTGCTACCCGAACCGTGGCCCGGCACGCAAGCGTATACGCTGGCGCGCGACCTGTACCGCATCACGTATGCGGCGGCCGAGGAACATATCCTGGCGACATTGCGGCGCGAGGATGCGCAGGCGCCGAACGTCGAGCCGTGGTTCTACGAACGATTTGGCGGTCTGACTACTTGAACGTCTGAAAAATGTTCAGGGCCAGGCGCGTGGCCGCAGGCAGTACGACTAGTACGCCAAGGCAACGCAACGCCGCCATGGACATTTTCTCAGGCGTTCACTGCTTCGCCACCACTTGCTTCGCCCCTGCCAGCAAATCCTGCCCCAGCTTTTCCAGCGCGTTGGCCTGCACCAGCATGGTGTCGAGGATGGCGACGTTGAACGTGTATTCGGCCGGCGTCGTATAGCCGGGGAAACGTATGATGCGCAGCAATTCCTGCAAGGTCGTGCCCTTGCCCAGATGCGCCAGGGCGTCGCTGAGGGCGCTGACTTTCTTTTCCAGTTCGCGTATGTGTTTGCCGTTGTCATCCATGATGATCTCCCATGTTGGAGCTTCCACGTTAGCAAAGCATGTCCGTCATCGTTTGCGCCAGCACAAAGGCACGGGTAAAACGGGTATCATCGGGCCATTGCACACGATGCAAAACCCATACGTTTTTATCAGGAACACTCATGACCATTAAAATCAGCCAGCAATTCGACGCCGGCGCGATCGAGGTGCTGCGCGCCGACGATGCCCACTCCATCGAGCTGAACATCCGCAAGGATTCCCACGCCGACATCACGCAGTGGTTTTACTTCCGCCTGCAAGGCGCGCAAGGCGAGGCGTGCACGATCCGCTTCATGAACGCAGGCAAGTCGGCCTACCCGGACGGCTGGAAAGATTACCAGGCCGTCGCCAGCTACGACCGCGAAACCTGGTTCCGCGTGCCGACCAGCTTTGACGGCACCGTGATGACGATCGAACATACGCCCGAAGAAGAAAGCGTGTACTACGCCTACTTCGAGCCGTACCCATGGGACCGCCACCTGGCCCTGATCGACAGCGCGCAAGCGTCGCCGCTGGTGCGCCTGATCGACCTGGGCAGCACCATCGAAGGCCGCGACATGAATCTGCTGGTGGTCGGCGACGCCGATGCCGAGAAAAAAGTCTGGATCATCGCGCGCCAGCATCCCGGTGAAACGATGGCCGAATGGTTTGTCGAAGGCATGCTCGAAGCCTTGCTGGACCAGGCCAATCCGTTTGCCCGCCAGTGCCTGCAGGACGCCGTCTTCTACGTGGTGCCGAACATGAACCCGGACGGTTCCGTGCATGGCAACCTGCGCACCAACGCGGCCGGCGCCAACCTGAACCGCGAATGGATGACGCCGACGATGGAGCGCAGCCCGGAAGTATTCCTGGTGAAACAGAAAATGCATGAAATCGGCTGCGACCTCTTCCTCGACGTGCATGGCGACGAAGGTTTGCCTTACGTCTTCGTGGCCGGCAGCGATGCGCTGGAAAATTTCACGCCAGCACAAAAGGCCGAGCAAGACCGCTTCATCGCCGACTTCAAGGTGGCCAGCCCCGACTTCCAGGATGAGCACGGCTACGAAGACGGCCCGTTCACGCCGGAAGTGCTGGCCATGGGTTCGCCCCATATCACGCACGCCTTCGGCTGCCTGTCGCTGACCCTGGAATTGCCGTTCAAGGACAATGCCAACGATCCCGACCCGCAAACGGGCTGGAGCGGCGCCCGCAGCGCCGCCCTGGGTGCGGCCGTGCTGCAGCCTATCCTGTCCACCTTGCGCGCCTGAACGCCAGGGCCAGACCGGCCCGCTTGACCCCATGCCCCGTTCGCCGGGGCATTTTTTTTGCCCGCGCGGCAAGCGTTGCTGGTCCTGTGATTTTTTGCGCGAACATCTTGCCTGTCAGAAATTATCGTCCTACACTGGACAACAAAATCGGACCGTGCCCTTCTGCGCGGCCCCTCAAGAATACGCCGCTGGCCACCTCACCGGCGCCCTGCAGTGCGCATCCATGGCATTGCCCTTGACATCACGGCCCCATACCTGCCGAGCTAGCTCTCTGTAACGCACACTGACCGCATCAGCATCGTCACGGACGGACGCCACCTGTCCGCAAGAACGATGCCCAGCGCACGCTTTCCGCTTTCCGCCGAGGATGAATACCCTATGTCCAAGCTTAAAATCAGTACCCGCCTGGCCTTCAGTTTCGGCCTGATCATTGTCCTGCTTATCATGGTGGCATTTGTTTCCATCAGCCGCATCCGCAACATCAATGCCTCGACGGAAAAAATCCTCAACGACCGCTATGTCAAGGTCATGCTGTCCAATGCGATACAGTCCGAGGTCAATATCCAGGCTCGCCTCCTGAGCATCGCCATCATC
Coding sequences within:
- the paaX gene encoding phenylacetic acid degradation operon negative regulatory protein PaaX, with the translated sequence MKNTRCTAWIADFLESDPPRSKSLVMTIFGDAIVPRGGAIWLGSLIELLAPFGVNDRLLRTSVFRLAQEGWLSSQRDGRRSAYTIRPEALARFERAYRRIYAPLVVHWDGSWTLVIGPAGSIGAAERGALRKELLWAGYGLISPGIFGHPASNAEALEDILVRNEVQGKLYVCHTTELPGVSTRPLRDMVGDCWDLSEVMAGYEKFIASFQPLLTLLQEEPVFDAEQAFVIRSLLTHAYRRVQLHDPQLPVELLPEPWPGTQAYTLARDLYRITYAAAEEHILATLRREDAQAPNVEPWFYERFGGLTT
- the paaA gene encoding 1,2-phenylacetyl-CoA epoxidase subunit PaaA, whose amino-acid sequence is MYAQMVETGLKNVRSLDDMGQEERAFQARIDEGIKIEAKDWMPDAYRKTLIRQISQHAHSEIVGQLPEGNWVTRAPTLKRKSILLAKIQDEAGHGLYLYSAAETLGVSRDDLLAALHSGKAKYSSIFNYPTLSWADMGAIGWLVDGSAIINQIPLCRCSYGPYARAMIRVCKEESFHARQGYDIMMSLCKGTPEQKAMAQDALNRWWWPSLMMFGPSDAASVNSAQSAQWRIKLFSNDELRQRMVDQTVPQIEYLGLTVPDPDLKFNAETGHYEFGEIDWSEFNNVLKGNGPCNRERLQTRVKAYEDGAWFRDALVAYADKQAANKAAA
- a CDS encoding M14 family metallopeptidase — its product is MTIKISQQFDAGAIEVLRADDAHSIELNIRKDSHADITQWFYFRLQGAQGEACTIRFMNAGKSAYPDGWKDYQAVASYDRETWFRVPTSFDGTVMTIEHTPEEESVYYAYFEPYPWDRHLALIDSAQASPLVRLIDLGSTIEGRDMNLLVVGDADAEKKVWIIARQHPGETMAEWFVEGMLEALLDQANPFARQCLQDAVFYVVPNMNPDGSVHGNLRTNAAGANLNREWMTPTMERSPEVFLVKQKMHEIGCDLFLDVHGDEGLPYVFVAGSDALENFTPAQKAEQDRFIADFKVASPDFQDEHGYEDGPFTPEVLAMGSPHITHAFGCLSLTLELPFKDNANDPDPQTGWSGARSAALGAAVLQPILSTLRA